Genomic segment of Chelmon rostratus isolate fCheRos1 chromosome 2, fCheRos1.pri, whole genome shotgun sequence:
CTGCATCCGGGTGGCAGGTCTGAGGAAATTAACCCTATGATGTCTCTTCTCTAATCCTTGATGACCTGAATTCATAAGAAACAGGCAGATTTTAGAAAAAAGTCACCCTcgttgatttttttctttaaagtgaAGGATTTGAACAATTATTCATAAATCATACACATATGTGACAGCACACATTTCCATTTGTTGAAACTAGAAAATGACacttgttttattattgtgtgtaATTGTAACACGTttacaacagcaacagaatATCTACAAGGtctgcagctcattttaaaagttttaCAGTCATCATGACAAATTCTTAAAGAGTTTAAACCAGCAGTAAATAGCATGATATTCTTACAATTTACTTATTATCTTATCATCCAATTTATTTCAATTCAAGGACACATTTTTGAGAATACTAGTGTATTTATACTGTTTTTAATAAAACCcccaaatgtaaacaaatacaatccTGGTCACAAAAACCTACAATATGGTGAGGATCATAACTTTTGACAGGTTAAAGAGTTCTGGAGTCAATCTGAAACATTAGCAAAAATAATGTAACTTTTCAAATAAGTGCACAATTTTTAATGAAGGCTGCATGCGTTCATAACATTTAGTTTCACCTGTATGCATATTTATGCATTCaatttgtaaaataaatcaacaataaTGGATTTCTCCTGTTAGTTAATAGTAATGACTTTTAACACTAGCagttaaatgtatattttcagccaaataaaactttttttttaaagagtggttaatgtctgaaatgtaaaacatttgaatacattAATATCTTCATAATCAATGGTTCCATCTCTATCTTTATCTATCATCTGCTCTGCCTCCATCTTGTTACATGGTTCCCCTGTATTCATCAGCGCATGTCTGGAAATTAATATGAAATGCAAAGCAATGGTGGGCAtgattgtgttgtgtttcatctGGATTTTAATTTgacatcaaaataaataattcctTGTCACTTATTTAGCTGGCAGTACAGTGAAATCCAGTATTCAACAGATCAAATTAAAAGTTAATACAAATGTACTTATTCAGTGTGGAGGtacagcttttcttttccagtCACTCATGTAGTTCTTACTTGAGTGTGAGTTCAGCATCCTGGTTCTTCTTTCGTGGTACGGTGCCATCAGACCCAGGAAACTGCCACAGTTAAATATCCCTTTAcctgaaatgtcacaaaaataattagtttaaataaagcattaattatttatttggtgCACAGTAACtaatttttactgtatttatacagacacaaatacatacTGCACATAGGGGAGACAGTGCATTAGAGATCATGTGATTTTTATGTGCAGTGAAATTAGATATAATCGAGTAAGACAACACAGCCTTTACTACAAATATCAGCTTCCCAACATACTGTATCTCTGAGAAACACATGGTCTTTATTCACACAATTGTCTTGAAAAAAGGGTTGGTTTTtgaataataatagaataattaAATACCATCTTCCATTatcaattcaaataaaaaccaaaacatatcAGCTTCAAGTATCTAGATTCTCATATTTGgataaaaacattcatgtgtATACAACTGAGACTGTAGTGTGGAGATTtagaaatatgaatatgtttTACAGAACTCAGAATCAAACATAAGTtattgtaaaacaaaacaaaaaagtaatttcTGCAGTACATgtttgatagatagatagatagatagatagatatactttatttatcccaagctgggaaattgatgtcaaaatgccaaaatagaatgaatgcaaattaaatgCATTCTTTCCCCTTTTCAGTTCAAAGAGAGAAGGATAAATTACAGCCTCCAGTATGATATGTATATAATGTAACTAAAATTTGATTAGGCTGTACATTTTAGAGAAAAGTGTGAATTTTAATTAGAAAAGACCATAACATCATAAAAAAGCAAACCTTTTAAAGCTGTCCAGTTGCAGGATGTAGCTTTAACTCCAATACGATTCTGATCATGCCTTGGGGTGGGTGGGAGTGCgggcgcgtgtgtgtgtgcgtgcgcgaaCGCGACACAGCCATGGGATGTGCAgtcttttaaaatattaaagcattatacataaacacacacagtaaatatacacacatagtGAAACACTGACACCTAGTGATTCATGTAGTAacctgcattaaaaacagactaCTGCAATATTAGATAATGCCATGCTTTTTTATACTGCATTTTGGAGGGTGATACTCTCTTAAAAAGGTTGCACATAGGTTTGCTTTATTAATCCTTAATCTATGTAGATTTGTGATTAAAATCCAGACTCCATCGACTGCAAATAGTAATTCCAAGTTTGTTTTATGATTCATTTGTCTTAACGTTATCAGAGGGAGTGGTAAACACCTATTTTATCTCCCTTCCAGCACTTTAACTAATGTGAATGGCATACTTCAGCTAATGGAAATGGCCAGGCAACCATTACAGAGCCTAATTCAGCACTTTAATTACGTACTTGGTTCAGGTTGAACTTAAGACAGATAAAGCTTCTACTTGCATCCTCAACTCCGAGTGCAGGTCAGAATACATGCAAGGCATTGCTTAAAGACCCTGAAAATAGCACCATCTTACAATATAACAAATCAAATACACCACAACCACTATGGTCTCAAAGATAGAGGTGAATAAACACCTTTATATCACAGTGgaaccaaaaaagaaaaaagatta
This window contains:
- the LOC121612546 gene encoding LOW QUALITY PROTEIN: calmodulin-like protein 6 (The sequence of the model RefSeq protein was modified relative to this genomic sequence to represent the inferred CDS: inserted 1 base in 1 codon), with the translated sequence MSARQASRSKLNICPFRCNTLVRPSNDEMGAVTLQSALGNPTLQQRCMYLCKGIFNCGSFLGLMAPYXRKKNQDAELTLKHALMNTGEPCNKMEAEQMIDKDRDGTIDYEDINVIKD